CCCACATCTATGGGGTTCTCACCCCCTATTTCCCCTCCACAGGGAGCTCGAGTCCCTGCGCCGGGAGAACACAGAGCTGCGTCGAGCTCAGGTGACCCCATAACACCCCCGATATACTCCCTATACACCCCCATATAGCCCCTATATACTCCCCTATCCCCTTCCCTTATGCATTAACCCGTTTCCTCACCCCACAGCTCTCCCCTGGCTGGCGAGGGGGCAGCAGGTGACCCCCTCCCTATGGGAGTCTATGGGACACCTCATTGCCGCTCATCACCCCCCTGTGCCCCACACAGGAGCAGCACTCCCCGGCCCGTGGGGGTCACATCTCCGGCACACACAGGTAAggcccccccagcacccccttaCCTGGGGGTTACCGTGACCCCTAACCCTGCCTGCACCCGCAGTGACCCCGCAGCCCCGGCGGCAGCTCAGTTCCCAGGTGGTAAGGTAACAACAGCACAGACCTATTATACCCCATTATAACCCCATTATAGTCCATTATAACCCCTAATATACCCCATTGTACCCCATTATGTCCCATAATAACCTCACTCTACCCCCATTCTAACCCCTTCCCCCCCACAGCCGCTCAGCCCCGCGGGAGCCCCCCCTGCCCCGCAGCACCCCCCTGTGGAACCTGGGCAGCGCCTATGTGGGGGGGAGCACCCCCTCCGGCTCCAGCATAGGCGAAAGGACCTCAAATCTGGTGGATTTCTACCCAAACCCCCACGGCCCACACAGCCCCTGGCCATAGGACACACCCCCTTCGCCAAAGCCCAGCCCTTATCTCCATATATGGGACTCATTTCCCTAAACCCACCCCCCTCATCTCAATATATAATCCCTGCCACTAAGCCCCGCCCCTTATCTCCATAAATGGCCCCCTTCTGGTAAGCCCCGACTCCATCTCCATATCTGGCGTCCCTTCTGCTAGGCGCCGACCCTCAGCTCCATAATTCCCCCACTTCTGCTAAGCCCCGCCTCCACTCCAAATGTGGCTTCCGTTATCTAAGCCCCGCCCCTCATGTCCATAATGGTCCCGCCTTCCGCTAAGCCCCGCCGCCTTCTCCATATTTAGCCAGGCCCCTCTTTACACACCGAGTCATGCCCTCACCCATCATGGCGGGCACGTTGCCGTGGTAACGGCCGCACCGCGCCTCCATTTTGCGCTCCAAGATGGCGCTGGCGGGCGTGGTGCGGGACGGGGCTGCGCTCCTGTCCCGTTCCTTCCTCCCGGGGTTCTGCGAGCCCCGGGACCCGGCCGGACGCTCCCCCATGGCATCACCACCCCCCTCCTCCGGAAgctgccgccgctgctgctAGGGCCCGGCATCCACCTCCTGCACAGCACCACCACCCTGGCCTTCAAGGTACGGACACTAGGGGAGTCAGAGAGACACATAGGGACCCATAAAGAGACATTGGGGTGCTGgaacccatagagaccccatagaaaCTCCATAAGGACGaaatggggggggtgggggtatGCAAATAGAGACCGCATAGGGGCCCATAAAGAGCTATTTTGGGGGAGCTGAGACCTATAAAGAgccattggggggggggggctgtgacacatagagaccctataggccTCCATAACCCACTATAGACACCCCATAGTTCAGCATATCTCCCCATAACCCTCCATAGACACCAGTAAGCTCCCCTTTTTACCCAGTAACctccccatagacaccccatatCTTCCCATGTCCTCCCATAGACCCCCACAGAACCCCATAATGGGTCTTCAGACTCCCATGTAGGGATTCCagacccccatagacaccccatagacccccatatcTCCCCTAATCCCCCCATAGATCCCCACAGACCCCATAATGGGTCTTcagacccccaaatccttccATATCCCCCCATAaacaccccataccccacagCTAGACATCATAGAACCCCATTTAGGGACTCCAGACCTCCATATCCCCCCATAGGCACCCTATATCCCCCCCCATATCTTCCCATATTTCCCCCTGGAATTCTTTGTAATGGACTCCAGACCCCCATATCCTCCCAAAGAACCCCATAATGGGACTCCAGACCTCCATATACCCCCCATAAACGTCCATAGATCCCCATATCTCCCAATATCTCCCCATATTCCCTCTTAGAACCCCATGCAGGGACTCCagacccccatatcccccctaatccccccatagacaccccatatccccccacAGAACCCCATAAAGGGTCTCCAGACCACCATAGAACCTCATGTAGGGACTCCAGATCCCCATATCCTCCCATATttccccatagacccccataaagGGTTTCCAGACCACCACAGACCCCCATTTAGGGACTCCAGACCCCCATATCCTCCCTAATCCCCCCCTAGACCCCCATGTAGGGACTCCCgatccccatatccccccatcTAACCCCACCATCCCCATTCCCCTGCAGCTGCGCCACGGCATGGTGCATGGGGTTGACTCCTGAGCCATGGCTGGCTCTTATGTGGTGCTGCAGTCAGTGCAGAAGGTGCTGGAAGTGAGTGCATGGGTGCTGGGCACCCTAGCGGGCAGCATCACCAACTGCGCCTTCTGGCAGCAGGTGCTGGTGTGTCAATGCCGCATGTAATGCCTGAGCACGCCTTGgtggccaccaccaccaccaagctGCTGGCCAACATGGTGTACCACTACAAGGGCATAGGGCTCAGTATGGGCACAATGATCTGCGTTTGGGACAAGAGGGGGCCTGGTGAGTGGTGATTGTTGGGGAGTTGTGGACACCATGGGGTTGGTGGTTGTGGGGCCAAAAACTTGGGTATTGAAGCATATGGCACTgggggttatggttagggggtGATGAACATCATGGGGTTGGAGTTATGGGGCTCATGGTCAAGGTTGGGAGGTGGTCGACATGATGCGGTTGATGGTTATGGGGTGAGGTTCATGGTTATGGGGTTAAGGACTTGTCTATTGAGGTGTATGGAGCTGGGGGTGATAGAGACAATGAGGTTGGAATTATGGGGCTCATGGCATGGTTAGGGGGTGATGGACATCGTGGGTGGTGGTTATGGGGGGGTGGAAGACTTGGGTATTGAGTCTATATAGAGATGGGGCTTATGGTTATGGGGTGATGGACGTTGGGGGGTTGGAGTTATGGAGCTCATGGTCAGGGTTGGGGGTGGTGGACATCATGGGGTTGATAATTATGGGGTTAAGGACTTGAATATTGAGGCACATGAGGCTGGGGGTTATGGTTACGGGGTGAGGGCTATCATGGGGGGTGGTTATGGGGGTCATGGTTAGGGGGGTGATGGATGCCATAGGGTAGGTGGTCATGGGTTGGGGTTGGTGGTTACGGGGTCAAGGACTTGGATATTGAGTTATATGGGGCTGGCAGCCATGGTTATGGATCTCTATTCCCTATGGGGCTGCTACCCACAGCCCCAGCGGCCATCTTggtccccattgccccccattaccccctAGGCCTCTACAACATGGACAGCGATGGCACCCACGTCCCGGGCACTGCCTTTTCCGTGGGCTCAGGCTCACCTTATGTGTAATGGGTGCTGGACTGCAGCTACCACCCGGAGCTGGAGCCTGCCTGTGCCCTGGTGCGCCGTGCCATCTTCCAGGCCACACACCACAATGCCTGCTCAGGCGGCTGCATCTCTGTCTACCATGTGGGGCTCAACGGCTGGTGCTACGTCTCCTGCGACGACATCACCAAACTGCAGGAGTGCTACGGGCCGAATGGGACGGCAATGAGTGAAGGAACGGCACAAAACCGGTGGTTGGGGGTGAAAATGGCCAAACTGGCCAATTGGGGCCAAAACCAGCCATTTGCGGGCTGAAAACTGCTAGGGCCGGGCATTTTGGGGCTAAAAATGGCTGTTTTGTGTGCAAAACCTGCCCGTTTTGGAGCTAAACCCGGTCATTTTGGGACCAAAAACATCCGTTTGTGGGCTGAAAACGGTGTCGGTACCCAAAGCGTGGCCGTTGCAAAAGGCGTCATTTGGCTCCAGAGTGAACAGCGCCGGGGGGGTGGGGGCGGGACGGAACGGAACGGGAAGCACGTACGTGACGCACGGGGCGATTCGCGCGCGGGGAAGCGAGTGCTGATTGGTTAATGGGGGGCGGTGTGTGTGCAGAGCCGCGCTGGGATTggtggagaggagggaggggtggggcttggcggcggcggcgggagcgcggCGGTGAAGAGCCGAGCGGAGCTTAAAGGGGGTTCGATGGGGGGCAAAGCTGGGCTATGGGGGCTTAATTAGTGTCTCGGGGGGTAAATGGGGGGTTAAATGGTATCTATGGGGGAACTATGTGGGTTAGAAGGGGTTTGGGGGGCTTATAGGGGGTTTAAGGATTTTTGGAGGGTCTGGAGGGGGTTAAATGGGGTCTATCGGGTGTAAAAGGGATCTGGGAGGGTTTATGGGGGATTAAAAGGGGCTtgggggggtctggggggggggttaaATGCGGTCCATGAGGGGTTATAGGTTAGGGTTACCCCATAGACCCCCTTTAacccccccccatagacccTTTATGGAGGGTTAAAGGGGTCTGGGGGAACCTATAGGGAGTTAAAGGGGGTCTGTGGGGGGTTAAAGGGGGTTTGGGGGGACCTATAGGGGTTTAAATGAGGTCTGTGGGGGGCTAGAGGGGGTATATTGGGAGTTAAATAGGATGGGGGGCTATGGGAGGTTGAATGGGGTTTGGGTGGGTCTGTAGGGGGTTAAAGAGGGTCTGTGGTGGTCTGTAATGGGAATAGACCCTTTGGGGCAGCCTATAGTCCGAATAGACCCTTTGGGGTACCCGTGGGCTGTCCCACTTCCCACTGGGGAGGGCCACCCAGTACATAGGTATTTGTCCCCCCCATACCTGGGGCACATAGGGGGGTCCTGATGGCGCTGgactctgctgagctgctgccaggTACTCTGTGTGCTATTAATACTGATAAATAGCCATTAATAAGTGTTAATGAGGGCATTAATTACTTAACGCCCCCGAATAGAGGAGGAGGAGCCCCACCTGCCCCTCTTTGGGCTCCCCCCCACCGCTGAGGAAGTTGCTTTGGCCCCACTGCTGCAGGGGCTGAGTGCGGCGTTGGGGCCTGACGGGCTCACTGCAGGCAtgaggaaggagctgcagcaggtaacGGGGTGTGGGTGGGGTCGGGTTGGGCCagtttggggtattttgggTCATTTTGGGTGAGTTGGGGGAGTTAAGGGGGGGATTCAGTGGGTATTGGGGAGATTTTGGAGTGATTTAGGGTCATTTTGGGTGATTTGGGGGGGGATTTAGGGTGATTTGGGGTGATTTAGGGTCATTTTGGGTTTTACCTCATGGGGGAtttgggggggttgggttttgggggggtttagAGTGATTTAGGGGGATTTTGGGGTGCTTTACGGGGaactttggtcagtttgggtttATTTAGGGTCATTTTGGCATGATTTAGGTTGTTTGGGGTAATTAATGGGTTGAGAGCGGTTTTGGGatggttttggggtgatttAGGGGTATTTTGTACTATTGGTGTATTTTGGGCCAATTTTGTCTAGGGCTATTTGGGGCCATTTTCGTCTAATTTGGTCCAATTTTGGGCtatttcaggccattttggtCCAACTTTGGACTATTTTGGGTtattttggggctgttttggggtggttttggggtgtttaggGTTCCAGAGCTCTCCCTGCAGGCGAAAGCGGCGCTGGCGCTGCACAGAAGGACGTGGCTGCACTGGGATGGGCTCTGGAGGgcgctgcaggagctgctgtgggacCCGCGCGGGATCGAGGCCCCCGTGAGCCATGGGGTGATCCACATGTGGGGGGCAATGAGGGATATGGGGGGACCCACATACACATGGGGGTGCCTaaagggggttttggggtgaaTTGGTGTGGATTAGGGGGCTTTGGGATGATTTTGGGATAATTTGGGTGATTTGCAGACCCGACGGGAACTGTTGCTGCACTGTGGGGTGCAGGGCATGGCCCAGGCACTGCCCCCAATGGAGGTGAGAGCCCCAAATGACCCAAAACTGTcccaaatcaccccaaaaccccGTTTACCCCCCCATTTTCACCCCATGGCTCCCAATGTGTCCGCAGGCATCCCCTGCACCGCTGCTTCCCCTGCTGGAGCTCCGCCTGGCTGCCAAGGTCCTGGACCTCTCCATTTACCACGCGGGGGAGGCCTCCCCGGAGCTGCCATTGGCAGACGCAACGCGGACATTGGCTGAGACGTGGGATCCCCCCCCTGCGGTGCTACGCCTTGGTGTGGTCCTGAGGGAGGAGGCGCAGCGGCTGCAGCACGCCCGGTGGCGACGCCAGCACCTGAAGTGGGCGCTGCAGAGCCAGTGCAGGCGCTACCAAGAGGTGGAACAGGATGGGGGGAATATGGGGGTTCTGTGGGGTCTATAATGGGGGTAAATGGGATCTATGGGGGATAATGTGGGTAAATGAGGTTAAATGAGGTCTGTGGGGGTTCAGTGAGGTTTGGAAGGGTTTAAATTAGGTTCATGGGGTTTAAATGGGATCTATGGGGGGTTAAGTGAGGTTTGTGGGGTCTATGAGAACTTTGCTGTGGTCTGTGGGGGTGAAAGAAGGTTTGGAGGAGTCTGTGAGGGTTAAATGGGGTCTGTGGGGGTTAAATGGGGTCTGTGGGGGGTTAAGTGGGGTTTGGGGGGATCTATGAGAAGTTCAATGGGGGTTAAAGGGGTTTGGAGGGGTCTGGGGGGCTCAAATGAGGTTTGGGGGGTCTATGTTGGGGGTTGAATGGAGTCTATTGGGGGCTCAATGGGCTCTATAGGGGTTTAAATGGGGTTTGGGGATCTATGGGGGGGTTAAATGGCATCAGTGGGGGCTTAAATTGGGTCTGTGGGCAGTTAAATGGGGTTTGGGAGATCTACTAGGGGTTAAAGGGAGTTGGGAGGGGGTCTATCGGAGGCTAAATGGGTTTATGGTAGTTTAAATGGGGTCTGTAGGGTTCAGTGGGGTCTGTGAGGGTTTAAATAGGGTTTGGGGGGTCTGTGGGGGCTCAGTGGGCTCTATGAGAGGGTCACTGGGGCTCTATGGTGCAGGTGCTGCATCGGTGCTGGGCCTTGCTGGGGGCTTTGGCCAGTGCCCGCTGTGCTGGAGCCGTGCAGGAGCTGGACCAGCAGCACGGGCTCTACCTGGAGGGCAAAGGGGTGGCGCTGCTGCTCAAGACACGGTatgtggggctctatgggtaTCTATGGGGACTACAGGGGTTACAGGCAGTGGgtttctgtgtgctgcagggGGTGGGGTCAGCAAAGGACACATCCCCTCTGCTCTGTGGGGGGATATGGGTCCCTAAGGGGGGTTTATAATGGGACTTGGGGGGGGATTGGGGAGGTTGGGGGGCTTCTACAGGGCTTAAGGTGGGATTTGGGGGTGCCCCCTCTGTTACCCGATTGCCCCCTCTacaggctggaggagctggggctgctccttgCCTCCTACCCCCCACTCACCGTAGCTGCCCATCAATGCATCAAGTGAGTGCCATGCACCCCCTTCCCCTTTATTAATGACCCCACCCCCTTTATGACACCAGCATTACATTACCGCAGGCACAGTATCTCGTTGGCTGTGGAGGATGCAGAGAGGCACggccaggagctgcaggcagcactcTCAGCCTATCACGGGCTGggggcagggttggaggagctGGCCTCAGCGTATGGGAGGCTACAGGAGGCAGTGGAGCAGAAGAGGTGGGCCCTGGAGCAGCTCCACCCACTCAGCCCATGACATCATGTGACAGCAGCCAATAAATGTGCCCAAAGGGCAGTCAATGAATGAAGccaggtcttttttttttttccttataaggGGAGAATGGGCAGTGGGGAGGAGGGCAGCGACTGGCTGGCAGCGCTGAGGGGTGGGACCAAGGTGGGAGGGTCCTTGAGAGgtaatgccaaaaatggctaaTACAGActcagaaatgggaaaaaaacaggttagaaattaccaaaaatggcttaaaacaggttagaaatgggcaaagctgggctagaaatggcaaaaaatggtttaagacgggttagaaaatggcaaaactgggttagaaatgttaaaatatttctaaaaccgggatagaaatggccaaagatggcttagaatgggttagaagtgggcaaaaccaggttagaagcagcaaaaatggtttagaaatagcaaaaaacaGCATTACCATTAAACAGGTAGACCTGATCGTCCTAGACTGGGTGGACCTTGGCCCAAGTTGGGGCAGACCTGATAGCCCTATTCAGGATAAACCCTAGTGGGGATAGACCTGGTAGTCCTAAACGAAACTAGTTTGGGTTGACCTGATAGCCCTAGTGGGGTACCATGTGTCTTAGCCACAGTGTCTGTGTGGTCTGAATGCGTGTGTGAGGCACTGAGGCAGTCTGGGTGAGAATGAGCATGTGTGGTCTGTTAGCTATGAATGTGAATCTGATCCAGAGAAGGAGAACGAGAAAATTAAAGCCAGGGAGCATACAGGGAGACAGAGGCAAACAGGAAAGACCCAGCTGTGGCTTACCAGGCTGCCTTTATCCCAGCTGATGGTTTGCTCCTCCAATGCCCCAGGCCATTGAGGGAGGGTTGTGGGTGGTGCCTAGGGTATATGAGGCACAGCCTTTCCTATTCAGGGTTCAGCTCTCATCAGGGTAAGTCCTCTGGTGTTATTTTAGTTTTTGTGGCCTTAGAGCTTTGTGGtttatttctgctggttttttttttttttttaatggtattgTCTGAATGAAGACTTTCAGGCTGTGTCAAGACTTACTAGTGCATGCATTAGTAAGCATCTTTGTGTAGGGTGGTTTTTTGGGTGCTATATTTGTTGGTGGTGATGAGCTAAGGGGAGCCGTGTGGCTGTCCTCAGGAGGAAGAGTTGTGGCAGAGATGGCCTTTGGTCAACGTACTGATAAGCTGTTTGCcattcctgttttattttgcgTATGATGAAGAGGAATGTGGCTACTGAAGGAACATTCCAGTCAGCTGACAAGGGTTTttcttctacaggcattcagtctgaacccactaggcaaatgttgtcatatatttggggaacagatttgctgttaattGAGGATATTAAaggtattgtgaaattaatcctcacccctttgcagttgttgttatggaacatgtattggcaggaagcctgtcaagaggTGGTTGCAGTTCGGCgtggccagggagatcccctgattggggtgcaattacaccACCTGATAGGAattggacagttctccactaaggaggctcaagtccagctaggtccagaattgttaaaagaatctatgagactagccttgcgagCTCTgtcacagattaaagatactactgcagctcctgcctacatgaaagtgatacagaaaaaggacgagcccttcagtacctttgtgaatagggtagctgatgctataaggaagtcaggtactccagaatacatgcatggtattttactgcgtcagtgtgcaatacagaactgtaatgatgctgtaaggcagatacttgttcagtCACCTGCAAATGCtactgtagaagagatgttagaacGAATGGCACGGGTACCTATGGGGCATCAGACAATGTTGGttgaggcagtaaaagcagtgggagaggcaattcAAAAAGTCATTCGCAAGTATTAGCGgccttggcacctttgcaagccaccggTATGGTCAAGGGTCCTCGATGTTTTGGATGGGGTCAGCCCAAGGTCATGGCTGTGCAGAATTTGAAGGGATGTGTTGTATGAATTTTTCTGATCATTCAAAATCCATTTACTCACAAATAGATACCGTACGACAGCTTACAGATAAATTATGGGTTGAACAAGATTGGGGATTTGAAAGATGGCTTCGATCATTAGGTCTTACTGAACGGATGATATCCTTATTGAAATCTGGATTAATCATCGTTGTTGTacttttattgattttattgtGTCTTCCTTGTTTTTGTTCCTGTATTCAATCTATGCTACAAAGGATGGCTGAGCACCTAACACAGTTTCGTTtgcccaaacagaaaaaaggggaaTTGTAGGTAAAACATGTCTGATTGAGGGCCAAGACTCCGAAGGTCAAGAGGGAGTCTGTTTTATgttaacaagaacaaaacagactATGTGGCGGCTGAGAAAATGCAAGGCTTGCTGAGAAGAAGGTCTGTAAATAGTCACATGCATGCTTGAAGGTGTCCCAATGGCCTTTTTTACCCCTGGTGTGATGGCTGCCACTAATTGGAGAAATATTAAAAGCCTAGCATGCTTTGCTATCCAAGAATTTAATATCACATCAACCCTATTAGATGACCTCTTATATGATGTTGACAGTATCCGACATGCTGTGTTACAAAATCGGGCTGCCATAGATTTTTTACTTTTGGCACAAGGTCACGGATGTAACGAATTTGAAGGTATGTGGTGTTTAAATCTTTCTGATCACTCAAGTAGTATACACTCTTCAATAGAAAAACTATGCAGTCAACTTAAGGATATTACTTTCGCTTCTAGTTGGTTAGATTCGTGGCTGTCTTCTTGGGGAATCACTGGATGGTTACTAGATGTCGTTAAGCATGGACTAATCATAGTTTTAGTCATTGTATTACTAATAACCTGTCTACCTTGCTTGCTTCAATGTATCCAAATACAGATTAACAAAGCTATGAACAATCTCAATACGTCACTTATTGTtcttaagaaagaaaggggaaatgtggagagctttgcaaaggactGGCTGCATGGCAGAGGCCATGCAGATGGTGATAcgctgcagctggtgcagatctcagatggaaaagtaCAAGGGAGCAAGATGAACGCGCCCTGGAGATAAACCGCGGCAGAAGCAGAACGATAATTAAGCTTGTGACCTTCAAGttgcttaatgtttattttactaACCAGACTCCTTATCCCTGATTCTATTTTGTgccctgttttgctgaattcctttaacatgggccggctgcagtgtgcgcttgcagcccagaaagcaaccgtatcctgggctgcatcaaaaggagcgtgaccagcaggtcgaaggaggtgatcctgcccctctgctctgctctcgtgagacctcacctggagcattgtgtgcagttctggtgtcctcaacataaaaaggacatggaaatgctggaacaagtccagaggagggctacgaggatgatcagggactggagcacctcctgtatgaagataggctgaggaagttggggctgttcagcatggagaagagaaggctgcgtggagaccttatagcagccttccagtacctgaagggggccgatagggatgctggggagggactcttcatcagggactgtagtgacaggacaaggggtaacgggttcaaactgaaacaggggaagtttagattggctctaaggaggaaattctttcc
The DNA window shown above is from Lathamus discolor isolate bLatDis1 chromosome 20, bLatDis1.hap1, whole genome shotgun sequence and carries:
- the LOC136024071 gene encoding uncharacterized protein LOC136024071 isoform X2, whose amino-acid sequence is MALDSAELLPEEEEPHLPLFGLPPTAEEVALAPLLQGLSAALGPDGLTAGMRKELQQAKAALALHRRTWLHWDGLWRALQELLWDPRGIEAPTRRELLLHCGVQGMAQALPPMEASPAPLLPLLELRLAAKVLDLSIYHAGEASPELPLADATRTLAETWDPPPAVLRLGVVLREEAQRLQHARWRRQHLKWALQSQCRRYQEVLHRCWALLGALASARCAGAVQELDQQHGLYLEGKGVALLLKTRLEELGLLLASYPPLTVAAHQCINISLAVEDAERHGQELQAALSAYHGLGAGLEELASAYGRLQEAVEQKRWALEQLHPLSP
- the LOC136024071 gene encoding uncharacterized protein LOC136024071 isoform X3; this encodes MALDSAELLPEEEEPHLPLFGLPPTAEEVALAPLLQGLSAALGPDGLTAGMRKELQQAKAALALHRRTWLHWDGLWRALQELLWDPRGIEAPASPAPLLPLLELRLAAKVLDLSIYHAGEASPELPLADATRTLAETWDPPPAVLRLGVVLREEAQRLQHARWRRQHLKWALQSQCRRYQEVLHRCWALLGALASARCAGAVQELDQQHGLYLEGKGVALLLKTRLEELGLLLASYPPLTVAAHQCIKHSISLAVEDAERHGQELQAALSAYHGLGAGLEELASAYGRLQEAVEQKRWALEQLHPLSP
- the LOC136024071 gene encoding uncharacterized protein LOC136024071 isoform X4, with translation MRKELQQAKAALALHRRTWLHWDGLWRALQELLWDPRGIEAPTRRELLLHCGVQGMAQALPPMEASPAPLLPLLELRLAAKVLDLSIYHAGEASPELPLADATRTLAETWDPPPAVLRLGVVLREEAQRLQHARWRRQHLKWALQSQCRRYQEVLHRCWALLGALASARCAGAVQELDQQHGLYLEGKGVALLLKTRLEELGLLLASYPPLTVAAHQCIKHSISLAVEDAERHGQELQAALSAYHGLGAGLEELASAYGRLQEAVEQKRWALEQLHPLSP
- the LOC136024071 gene encoding uncharacterized protein LOC136024071 isoform X1; this encodes MALDSAELLPEEEEPHLPLFGLPPTAEEVALAPLLQGLSAALGPDGLTAGMRKELQQAKAALALHRRTWLHWDGLWRALQELLWDPRGIEAPTRRELLLHCGVQGMAQALPPMEASPAPLLPLLELRLAAKVLDLSIYHAGEASPELPLADATRTLAETWDPPPAVLRLGVVLREEAQRLQHARWRRQHLKWALQSQCRRYQEVLHRCWALLGALASARCAGAVQELDQQHGLYLEGKGVALLLKTRLEELGLLLASYPPLTVAAHQCIKHSISLAVEDAERHGQELQAALSAYHGLGAGLEELASAYGRLQEAVEQKRWALEQLHPLSP